A genomic window from Halogeometricum borinquense DSM 11551 includes:
- a CDS encoding FecCD family ABC transporter permease, producing MAGLSERSERVRETWVDTKLATLIVGSLGVLLVATLLQVSFGAYPLTLSEAWHTVFDGQVLFSEAVWRAFLFGDDIPAWLSRQQLIVWNIRLPRILVGILVGANLAVSGAIFQVVTQNELASPYILGVSDGAGLVVLLALTTFTGLLPFLPILAALGGAGAFLLVYIIAWKDGTNPVRLVLAGVIVGTVFGSLQRALFFFIDNLGVAMSAQMWLSGSLLGTDWEQIRIALPFTVLAVLLALLVTRQLDVLLLGEETAKSLGMPVERVRFFVAAIAILSTAAAIAVAGLIGFVGLIVPHMVRNIVGSNSKRLLIGCLFVGPALLVGADVGARLALSPVQLPVGIISGLVGGPYFLYLMRKKEQLGEI from the coding sequence ATGGCGGGGCTTTCAGAGCGGAGTGAACGAGTCCGGGAGACGTGGGTAGATACCAAACTGGCGACGCTCATCGTCGGAAGCCTCGGCGTCCTGTTGGTTGCGACGCTCCTCCAGGTGAGTTTCGGCGCGTACCCGCTAACGCTCAGTGAGGCGTGGCACACCGTATTCGACGGTCAAGTACTGTTCAGCGAAGCCGTCTGGCGGGCGTTTCTTTTCGGTGACGACATTCCGGCGTGGCTGTCGCGCCAGCAACTCATCGTCTGGAACATCCGCCTCCCGCGAATTCTCGTCGGTATCCTCGTCGGGGCAAATCTCGCGGTTTCCGGCGCAATCTTTCAGGTCGTCACGCAGAACGAACTCGCCAGCCCGTACATCTTGGGCGTGAGCGACGGTGCGGGATTGGTCGTGCTGCTCGCTCTGACGACGTTCACCGGTCTACTCCCGTTTCTGCCGATTCTCGCGGCACTCGGTGGCGCAGGCGCGTTCTTGCTCGTCTACATTATCGCGTGGAAAGACGGAACGAATCCGGTCCGTCTCGTCCTCGCGGGCGTCATCGTCGGGACCGTGTTCGGGTCACTCCAGCGCGCGCTGTTTTTCTTCATCGACAACCTCGGCGTCGCCATGTCCGCCCAAATGTGGCTTTCGGGGTCGCTTCTCGGGACCGACTGGGAGCAGATTCGTATCGCGCTTCCGTTCACCGTTCTTGCAGTTCTCCTCGCGCTGTTAGTCACGCGGCAGTTGGACGTGCTGCTGTTAGGCGAGGAAACGGCGAAGTCGCTCGGCATGCCCGTCGAGCGAGTTCGGTTCTTCGTCGCCGCCATCGCCATCCTCTCGACGGCCGCCGCCATCGCGGTCGCGGGACTCATCGGCTTCGTCGGACTCATCGTTCCGCACATGGTTCGAAACATCGTCGGAAGCAACTCCAAGCGCCTGCTGATCGGTTGTCTTTTCGTCGGGCCCGCACTCTTGGTCGGCGCGGATGTTGGCGCTCGACTCGCGCTAAGTCCGGTGCAACTCCCGGTCGGGATCATCAGTGGACTCGTCGGCGGGCCGTACTTCCTCTACTTGATGCGGAAAAAAGAGCAACTGGGCGAGATCTGA
- a CDS encoding ABC transporter substrate-binding protein — MPSRRRVLASGASLLAVGVAGCSSSTTETSPADDESTQTGNTAQSETESKATTEDDSYTVTVEPNPPHTFESVPKTYAVIPSVWMDIGMALGKQPSATASLDRAPLKYYEHLPDVSFDPDSVTKLASSAEEGFDKENFYAADVDVHLIDPRSLKFYANWSDADIEEISNATGPFLGSTIRFASSSINEHEPYYDLYGAFEKAGQIFQRQARFRAWQSLYDEFISNIESKLPPKSERPTVAAIWRGVNPDSGTFRISPIHAKQNNTRTYRVLGLKDAFEGQIPDGPIGYEKLLDIDPDYIGAVGGLTSLTHDEFVSTVVEPFENNSNGQELTAVKEGNLVRTGGQFMGPIVDLYSTEALAKQVFPEAFGEWPGALGSVPEDEQLFDRQRVADIINGDL, encoded by the coding sequence ATGCCGAGCAGACGACGAGTACTGGCTAGTGGCGCGAGTCTCCTTGCGGTGGGCGTTGCTGGTTGTTCCAGCAGCACCACCGAAACGAGTCCAGCAGACGACGAATCGACCCAGACTGGAAACACCGCACAGTCCGAGACAGAGTCGAAGGCGACTACGGAGGACGACTCTTACACCGTCACCGTCGAACCGAACCCGCCGCACACGTTCGAGAGCGTTCCGAAGACGTACGCGGTCATCCCCAGCGTGTGGATGGACATCGGGATGGCCCTCGGGAAACAGCCGTCCGCGACAGCGAGTCTCGACCGCGCGCCGCTGAAGTACTACGAGCATCTCCCAGACGTTTCGTTCGATCCGGACTCGGTGACGAAACTGGCGAGTAGCGCCGAAGAAGGATTCGACAAGGAGAACTTCTACGCTGCGGACGTTGACGTACATCTCATCGATCCGCGGTCGCTGAAGTTCTACGCTAACTGGTCCGACGCGGATATCGAGGAGATCTCGAACGCGACCGGACCGTTCCTGGGATCAACCATCCGATTTGCGTCGTCCTCGATCAACGAACACGAACCGTACTACGACCTGTACGGTGCGTTCGAGAAAGCCGGACAGATATTCCAGCGGCAAGCGCGATTCCGAGCGTGGCAGTCGCTGTACGACGAGTTCATCTCGAATATCGAATCGAAACTCCCACCGAAAAGCGAACGTCCAACCGTCGCCGCCATCTGGCGCGGGGTCAACCCCGATTCGGGGACGTTCCGTATCTCGCCTATTCACGCGAAACAGAACAACACTCGAACGTATCGCGTCCTCGGTCTCAAAGATGCCTTCGAGGGACAGATACCGGATGGGCCCATCGGATACGAAAAACTCCTCGACATCGACCCGGACTACATCGGCGCGGTCGGCGGTCTCACGTCGCTCACGCACGACGAGTTCGTCTCGACCGTCGTCGAACCGTTCGAGAACAACTCGAACGGACAGGAGTTGACGGCCGTCAAAGAAGGGAACCTCGTCCGAACCGGCGGGCAGTTCATGGGTCCTATCGTGGACCTCTACTCGACGGAGGCGCTCGCAAAGCAGGTGTTCCCCGAAGCGTTCGGTGAATGGCCGGGGGCACTCGGTTCGGTTCCCGAAGACGAACAGTTGTTCGACCGACAGCGAGTCGCGGACATTATCAACGGGGACCTGTAG
- a CDS encoding helix-turn-helix transcriptional regulator, translated as MMSSTDSSGERVTVRSSDDAVEAVAFLARSEHRVRVLELLSDGSRTRDELKVGTSVTRVTLSRILRDLEERGWVRRNHETSEYCLTAYGKLVYEDFSQLLGTMSVGQSHPDLVERLPTEWFDFNIGVLAEGERVVSENADPMAAPRAVANAVRRASSVRALVGSFTSLPMHAHAEATRQGTDPDAKVVYDSEAAAVALDNPDIRTRWQNIESEHGEAIYYSVEERFPCNVDLIDDEVYLSVGDEHGRTFDVIRCGHPAVVTWARELFERKRTHATPLRKRVTADDA; from the coding sequence ATGATGAGTTCGACAGATTCGAGCGGCGAGCGAGTAACTGTGCGTTCGTCCGACGATGCGGTCGAAGCGGTCGCGTTCCTCGCTCGGTCAGAACACCGAGTGCGGGTTCTCGAACTCCTCTCCGACGGTTCGCGTACGCGCGACGAACTGAAGGTGGGGACGAGCGTGACGAGAGTGACGCTCAGTCGAATCCTCCGAGATTTAGAAGAGCGAGGGTGGGTCCGGCGGAACCACGAAACGAGCGAGTACTGCCTCACTGCATACGGCAAACTGGTGTACGAGGATTTCAGCCAACTATTGGGAACGATGTCCGTCGGGCAGAGCCATCCCGATCTCGTCGAACGACTGCCGACGGAGTGGTTCGACTTCAATATCGGCGTGCTTGCCGAGGGCGAACGCGTCGTCAGCGAGAACGCGGACCCGATGGCCGCCCCGAGAGCGGTCGCAAACGCCGTGCGACGAGCATCGTCCGTGCGCGCGCTCGTCGGGTCGTTCACCAGTCTCCCGATGCACGCTCACGCAGAGGCAACGCGACAGGGAACAGATCCGGACGCGAAAGTCGTGTACGACTCGGAAGCGGCCGCTGTCGCCCTTGATAACCCCGACATACGGACTCGGTGGCAGAACATCGAAAGCGAACACGGGGAGGCCATCTACTACAGCGTCGAAGAGCGGTTCCCCTGTAACGTGGATCTCATCGACGATGAGGTGTATCTGTCCGTCGGAGACGAACACGGCAGGACGTTCGACGTCATCAGATGTGGACATCCAGCGGTCGTTACCTGGGCACGGGAACTGTTCGAACGGAAGCGGACGCATGCGACGCCGCTCAGAAAGCGGGTGACCGCAGACGATGCCTGA
- a CDS encoding sodium:calcium antiporter, which yields MAATAFTLTLLLGAAVVGAALAFRGGELLVEAADSLGAYYGLPPVVQGAVVAAVGSSFPELASTVIASVRYGAFEIGVGAVVGSAVFNILIIPAISTLAGGGSLASNRDLVFKEAQFYLLSIAVVFLTFTLAVVYDGTAVGDPLTGEITPGIAMFPLLLYGLYIFIQYHDTLEHRLASPFGVDPDAVNVEREWARLVVSLAVIVVSAELLVRAAVGFGDAFGTSTFLWGLTVVAAGTSLPDTFVSVVAARRGNADVSLANVLGSNIFALLVVLPVGVLAAGRATISLGAVVPMMGFLVVASVAFFAVLRTEMRLTRREAYLLVGTYLAFLAWLTAESLGLSSFIV from the coding sequence ATGGCTGCCACTGCATTCACGCTGACGCTCTTACTCGGTGCCGCGGTCGTCGGAGCGGCGCTCGCGTTCCGCGGCGGTGAGTTACTCGTCGAAGCGGCGGACAGCCTCGGCGCGTACTACGGACTGCCGCCGGTCGTGCAGGGTGCCGTCGTCGCCGCTGTCGGATCGAGTTTCCCCGAACTGGCGAGTACAGTCATCGCCTCGGTACGCTACGGTGCGTTCGAAATCGGTGTCGGGGCCGTCGTCGGATCGGCTGTATTTAACATTCTCATCATTCCGGCGATCTCCACACTCGCGGGTGGCGGGTCGCTGGCGTCGAACCGCGACCTCGTGTTCAAAGAGGCACAGTTCTACTTGCTCTCTATCGCCGTCGTCTTTCTGACGTTCACCCTCGCCGTCGTCTACGACGGCACGGCTGTCGGAGACCCCCTTACAGGGGAGATTACGCCCGGTATCGCCATGTTTCCACTCCTGCTGTACGGACTCTACATCTTCATCCAGTACCACGATACGCTCGAACATCGGCTGGCTTCCCCGTTCGGCGTGGATCCGGACGCGGTGAACGTCGAACGCGAATGGGCTCGTTTAGTCGTCTCCTTGGCCGTCATCGTCGTCTCCGCGGAACTGCTCGTCCGCGCCGCGGTAGGGTTTGGCGACGCGTTCGGTACCTCGACATTTCTTTGGGGCCTCACCGTCGTCGCCGCCGGGACGAGCCTCCCCGACACGTTCGTCAGCGTCGTGGCCGCTCGCCGGGGGAACGCCGACGTGAGCCTCGCAAACGTCCTCGGGAGCAACATTTTCGCCCTGTTAGTCGTGCTGCCGGTCGGGGTTCTCGCGGCCGGGCGAGCGACTATCTCGCTCGGTGCCGTTGTACCGATGATGGGTTTTCTCGTCGTCGCGTCAGTGGCGTTTTTCGCCGTCCTCCGCACGGAGATGCGTCTCACCCGTCGGGAGGCGTATCTACTCGTTGGGACCTACCTCGCGTTTCTCGCGTGGCTGACTGCGGAGAGCCTCGGACTCTCGTCGTTCATCGTCTGA
- a CDS encoding GNAT family N-acetyltransferase, translating to MFLRQLPADHRDAFRAMVDYAFRPTEGPDWQEQDRPLPDLFTRFGYYDAPPDEEPDPDDLRTVCGSYDFTVRIRGDWHAAGGVSAVASPPEGRRQGAVSAMLDALLEHYREEGTAFSVLWPFEYEFYRRLGWATCTNYAEASIPPEQLADSAPQPAGTFRTLDPDKDLAAIRKVHETWATEALAVRRTDGWWRERTFRGWETDPYVYGWFDDEETLRGYLIYTISEGDDGRDMRVWERAFTDHEARAHLLRFCRDHDSQVETVTFTTLSEWSRPIEGLPDPRAATLEIKTGPMARIVDVEAALTALSYDVQESVVLAVSDERCAWNDDTFELRVDAAGARVNRVETTPDAELDVGALSQLAVGAREAAELERTGDLTVSDATVRETLADLFPDERTYLREGF from the coding sequence ATGTTCCTCCGACAACTTCCTGCGGACCACCGCGACGCCTTCCGCGCGATGGTAGACTACGCCTTCCGACCGACAGAAGGGCCAGATTGGCAGGAGCAGGACCGACCGCTTCCCGACCTGTTCACCAGATTTGGTTACTACGACGCGCCGCCCGATGAGGAACCAGATCCCGACGACCTCCGAACCGTCTGCGGCAGTTACGATTTCACCGTCCGCATCCGCGGTGACTGGCACGCCGCGGGCGGCGTGTCGGCCGTCGCCTCGCCGCCAGAAGGTCGCCGACAGGGAGCCGTCAGCGCGATGTTGGACGCCCTTCTCGAACACTACCGCGAGGAGGGAACGGCGTTCTCGGTACTCTGGCCGTTCGAATACGAGTTCTACCGCCGGTTGGGATGGGCCACCTGCACTAACTACGCGGAGGCGTCGATACCGCCCGAGCAACTCGCGGACAGTGCGCCGCAACCCGCTGGGACGTTCCGGACGCTGGACCCGGACAAGGACTTAGCGGCCATCCGCAAGGTTCACGAGACGTGGGCGACCGAAGCGCTCGCCGTCCGGCGGACTGATGGGTGGTGGCGCGAACGCACATTCCGCGGGTGGGAGACCGACCCTTACGTCTACGGTTGGTTCGACGACGAGGAGACGCTCCGCGGATACCTCATTTATACGATTTCCGAAGGCGACGACGGCAGGGACATGCGCGTGTGGGAGCGCGCGTTCACGGATCACGAGGCACGCGCGCACCTGCTTCGCTTCTGCCGCGACCACGACTCGCAAGTAGAGACGGTGACGTTCACCACGCTTTCCGAGTGGTCGCGCCCGATTGAGGGGTTACCCGACCCGCGCGCGGCGACGCTGGAAATAAAGACGGGGCCGATGGCTCGAATCGTGGACGTTGAAGCGGCGCTGACCGCGCTCTCGTACGACGTGCAGGAATCGGTCGTCCTCGCGGTCTCCGATGAGCGGTGTGCGTGGAACGACGATACGTTCGAGCTCCGCGTGGACGCCGCGGGAGCGCGTGTGAACCGCGTCGAGACCACGCCGGACGCCGAACTCGACGTGGGCGCACTCTCACAGTTGGCTGTCGGCGCGCGCGAGGCGGCCGAACTCGAACGGACCGGTGACCTCACCGTCTCGGACGCGACCGTCCGGGAGACGCTTGCAGACCTGTTCCCGGACGAGCGAACCTACCTTCGGGAAGGGTTCTAA
- a CDS encoding DUF5815 family protein produces the protein MAQPRVPGGRGEELDLPCGETKRVRSLDLGLREFDCSCGDTHAVVMDVHPPDRFLPEFLVEVLREAIETTSEDMPEFGTPHLMGIVLEEFPRQVVSADVSDDGEVGTGIIWVTDFDSRRLHEIIVELVVELMEHAVSHAEDDSAVSEFETKMLDFDVSEFVEQYRQQRDLSEDDVYA, from the coding sequence ATGGCACAACCGCGCGTCCCGGGCGGCCGTGGTGAGGAACTCGATCTCCCGTGCGGGGAGACGAAACGAGTTCGGAGCCTCGACCTCGGTCTCCGCGAGTTCGACTGTTCGTGCGGCGACACGCACGCTGTGGTGATGGACGTGCATCCGCCGGACCGGTTCCTTCCCGAGTTTCTCGTCGAAGTCCTCCGCGAGGCCATCGAGACGACAAGCGAGGACATGCCCGAGTTCGGCACCCCGCATCTGATGGGAATCGTCCTCGAAGAGTTCCCCCGACAGGTCGTCTCCGCGGACGTGAGCGACGACGGCGAAGTTGGGACAGGTATTATCTGGGTGACTGACTTCGACTCGCGTCGTCTCCACGAGATAATCGTCGAACTGGTCGTCGAACTGATGGAACACGCGGTCTCGCACGCAGAAGACGACTCCGCCGTCTCGGAGTTCGAGACGAAGATGCTCGATTTCGACGTGAGCGAGTTCGTCGAACAGTATCGGCAGCAGCGTGATCTCTCCGAAGACGACGTGTACGCATAG
- the carB gene encoding carbamoyl-phosphate synthase large subunit gives MTDEDTSTGSQDGSENRTILLIGSGPIQIGQAAEFDYSGAQACRALQEEGARVVLVNSNPATIMTDPEMADKVYIEPITTEAISEVIAKENPDGVIAGLGGQTGLNVTAELAEEGVLEEYDVDIMGTPLDTIYATEDRDLFRQRMENIGQPVPRSTTISLEDDESVTSITEDDLSDRVEAAVEEVGGLPVIARTTYTLGGSGSGVVHEMDELVARVRKGLRLSRNSEVLITESISGWVELEYEVMRDADDSCIIICNMENIDPMGIHTGESMVVTPSQVIPDEGHQEMRDAALEVIRELGIQGGCNIQFAWHDDGTPGGEYRVVEVNPRVSRSSALASKATGYPIARVTAKVALGKRLHEIENEITGETTAAFEPAIDYVVTKIPRWPKDKFDDVDFELSTAMKSTGEAMAIGRTFEESLLKALRSTEYDPAADWGEVSDDELESEYLEKPTPDRPYAIFEAFERGYTVEDVVELTDMKTWYVERFKRVTDSVAAAQDGDFTAAATAGHTNAEIATTTGSDVSAVEADVPGRTYKQVDTCAGEFAAQTPYYYSSRKPEFYSGSSTGDDAAGELRVDRDVESVVVVGGGPIRIGQGVEFDYCSVHAVRALREMGIDAHVVNNNPETVSTDYDTSDGLFFEPITAEEVADVIEAVDADGVMVQFGGQTSVNIGHPLEAEIQRRDLDCEILGTTVDAMDLAEDRDRFNVLMDELGILQPEGGTATSEEEALELARDIGYPVLVRPSYVLGGRAMDVVHSDEELKTYIEEAVRVSPDKPILVDEFLADAVELDVDAVADGRRALIGGVMEHVESAGVHSGDSACMIPPRSLDEETMGRVREVTEDIATALDTVGLLNVQLAVKDGDVYVLEANPRSSRTVPFVSKATDVPIAKLAAKVMAGETLETLGATEQIPEHVSVKEVVLPFDRLPNSDPRLGPEMKSTGEVMGTARSFGRAYDKAQDATSKPVPESGTAIVDLSAEEFPDEGTEAGEELREGFADHFDLVSFEDTEERDAAIRAGEVDLVVSRNRDFLELCVEEEITYFSTHASASAALEAVESKDESLDVLAISERPKQTADWGAK, from the coding sequence ATGACTGACGAGGACACCTCGACTGGCTCTCAGGACGGGAGCGAGAACCGGACCATTCTACTCATTGGAAGTGGGCCCATTCAGATCGGACAGGCTGCTGAGTTCGACTACTCCGGCGCGCAGGCGTGTCGAGCACTGCAGGAGGAAGGGGCACGAGTCGTCCTCGTCAACTCGAATCCTGCGACGATCATGACCGACCCGGAGATGGCTGACAAGGTCTACATCGAACCCATTACCACCGAAGCCATCTCGGAGGTCATCGCAAAGGAGAACCCTGACGGGGTTATCGCCGGACTCGGTGGACAGACCGGGCTGAACGTTACCGCCGAACTCGCGGAGGAAGGGGTCCTTGAGGAGTACGACGTGGACATCATGGGGACGCCGCTTGACACCATCTACGCGACGGAGGACCGCGACCTGTTCCGTCAGCGTATGGAGAACATCGGCCAACCGGTTCCGCGTTCGACCACCATCTCCCTCGAAGACGACGAATCCGTGACGTCCATCACGGAAGACGACCTGAGTGACCGCGTTGAAGCGGCCGTCGAGGAAGTCGGCGGCCTCCCCGTCATCGCCCGTACGACGTACACGCTGGGCGGGTCGGGATCCGGCGTCGTCCACGAGATGGACGAACTCGTCGCCCGCGTCCGCAAGGGACTTCGCCTCTCGCGTAACAGCGAAGTGCTCATCACCGAGTCCATCTCGGGATGGGTCGAACTGGAGTACGAAGTGATGCGCGACGCCGACGACTCCTGTATCATCATCTGCAACATGGAGAACATCGACCCGATGGGTATCCACACCGGCGAGTCGATGGTCGTCACGCCGTCGCAGGTGATCCCCGACGAAGGACACCAAGAGATGCGCGACGCCGCGCTCGAAGTGATCCGTGAACTCGGGATTCAGGGCGGCTGTAACATCCAGTTCGCGTGGCACGACGACGGCACGCCCGGCGGCGAATACCGCGTGGTCGAAGTGAACCCGCGCGTCTCTCGTTCGTCGGCACTGGCCTCGAAGGCGACTGGTTACCCCATCGCCCGCGTGACGGCGAAGGTCGCCCTCGGCAAGCGTCTCCACGAGATTGAAAACGAGATTACGGGTGAGACGACGGCGGCCTTCGAGCCCGCAATCGACTACGTGGTGACGAAGATTCCGCGGTGGCCCAAAGACAAGTTCGACGACGTGGATTTCGAGCTTTCGACGGCGATGAAGTCCACAGGCGAGGCGATGGCTATCGGACGGACGTTCGAGGAGTCACTCCTGAAGGCGCTCCGTTCGACCGAGTACGACCCCGCCGCCGACTGGGGCGAGGTCTCCGACGACGAACTCGAATCCGAGTATCTCGAAAAGCCGACGCCGGACCGTCCGTACGCCATCTTCGAGGCGTTCGAGCGCGGCTACACGGTTGAAGACGTGGTCGAACTGACCGACATGAAGACGTGGTACGTCGAACGGTTCAAGCGCGTGACCGACTCTGTGGCCGCTGCACAGGACGGCGACTTCACGGCCGCCGCCACCGCCGGTCACACGAACGCTGAAATCGCCACCACGACGGGAAGCGACGTTTCCGCTGTCGAGGCGGACGTTCCCGGTCGCACGTACAAGCAGGTAGACACCTGCGCCGGCGAGTTCGCCGCACAGACACCGTACTACTACTCCTCGCGGAAGCCCGAGTTCTACTCCGGTTCCTCCACGGGAGACGATGCGGCGGGCGAACTCCGTGTTGACCGCGATGTCGAGAGCGTCGTCGTCGTCGGCGGCGGTCCCATCCGTATCGGACAGGGTGTCGAGTTCGACTACTGCTCGGTCCACGCCGTCCGCGCACTCCGTGAGATGGGTATCGACGCACACGTCGTCAACAACAACCCCGAAACGGTCTCGACCGACTACGACACCTCAGACGGCCTGTTCTTCGAGCCGATTACGGCAGAAGAAGTCGCGGACGTTATCGAGGCAGTTGACGCCGACGGCGTGATGGTCCAGTTCGGTGGACAGACCTCGGTCAACATCGGCCACCCGCTCGAAGCGGAGATCCAGCGCCGCGACCTCGACTGTGAGATTCTCGGGACGACCGTGGACGCGATGGATCTCGCGGAGGACCGCGACCGGTTCAACGTCCTGATGGACGAACTCGGAATCCTGCAACCCGAAGGTGGCACGGCAACGAGCGAGGAGGAAGCGCTCGAACTCGCCCGCGATATCGGCTACCCCGTCCTCGTCCGCCCGTCGTACGTTCTCGGCGGTCGCGCGATGGACGTGGTTCACTCCGACGAGGAACTGAAGACGTACATCGAGGAAGCAGTTCGCGTCTCGCCGGACAAGCCCATCCTCGTGGACGAGTTCCTCGCCGACGCCGTCGAACTCGACGTAGACGCCGTCGCAGACGGGCGCCGCGCACTCATCGGCGGCGTGATGGAACACGTCGAGAGCGCCGGTGTCCACTCCGGCGACTCCGCGTGTATGATTCCGCCGCGGTCGCTTGACGAGGAGACGATGGGGCGCGTCCGCGAAGTCACCGAAGATATCGCCACGGCTCTCGATACGGTGGGTCTGCTGAACGTCCAACTCGCTGTCAAGGACGGAGATGTGTACGTGCTCGAAGCGAACCCGCGTTCCTCGCGTACCGTGCCGTTCGTCTCGAAAGCGACGGACGTCCCCATCGCCAAACTCGCCGCGAAAGTGATGGCGGGCGAGACGCTCGAAACGCTGGGTGCGACAGAGCAGATTCCCGAACACGTCTCGGTCAAGGAAGTTGTCCTTCCGTTCGACCGTCTGCCGAACTCCGACCCCCGTCTCGGCCCGGAGATGAAGTCTACGGGTGAAGTGATGGGCACCGCGCGGTCGTTCGGTCGCGCCTACGACAAGGCGCAGGACGCGACGAGCAAGCCGGTTCCCGAATCGGGCACGGCCATCGTTGACCTCTCCGCCGAGGAGTTCCCCGACGAGGGAACCGAAGCGGGCGAGGAACTTCGTGAGGGCTTTGCGGACCACTTCGACCTCGTGTCGTTCGAGGATACGGAGGAACGCGACGCCGCGATTCGTGCGGGCGAAGTTGACCTCGTGGTATCGCGCAACCGCGACTTCCTCGAACTGTGTGTCGAAGAGGAGATCACGTACTTCTCGACGCACGCCTCCGCCTCGGCCGCGCTCGAAGCGGTCGAGTCGAAGGACGAATCGCTCGACGTCCTCGCTATCTCCGAACGTCCCAAGCAGACGGCCGACTGGGGCGCGAAGTAA
- a CDS encoding SDR family oxidoreductase, whose protein sequence is MTITSGRVLVAGATGGTGRRVLDVLHTSDSEVVVRALTRSPDSESPLRDRGADEVVIGDVMNPDDAARAVADVDAVICALGSSLGLDTLTSDSADGEGTKNLIDAACKAGVEQFVLVSSLGVGDSAPGMPLGLRLLFRGLGVLPAKARAEAHLRDSGLTYTILRPGGLTNADATGDIVVGEGGDTVSGSIPRADVAGLCVASLFTPAATNRTFEVVAQGGLRGTPEGIVEIDWQTAPAAARGGSTVEESESAD, encoded by the coding sequence ATGACAATCACGAGTGGACGCGTGTTGGTCGCCGGTGCGACAGGTGGGACCGGTCGCCGCGTCCTCGATGTCCTCCACACGTCCGACAGCGAGGTGGTCGTCCGCGCGCTGACTCGTTCGCCCGATTCGGAGTCTCCCCTCCGTGACCGTGGTGCGGACGAGGTCGTTATCGGTGACGTGATGAATCCCGACGACGCCGCCCGCGCGGTCGCTGATGTCGATGCCGTCATCTGTGCGCTCGGTTCATCATTGGGGCTGGACACGCTCACGTCCGACTCGGCTGACGGCGAGGGCACGAAGAACCTCATCGATGCCGCCTGCAAGGCGGGCGTCGAGCAGTTCGTCCTCGTCTCATCGCTCGGCGTCGGTGACTCCGCACCGGGAATGCCGCTCGGACTCCGACTCCTGTTCCGCGGTCTCGGTGTTCTGCCGGCAAAAGCCCGCGCGGAGGCGCACCTCCGTGATTCCGGACTCACGTACACGATTCTCCGCCCCGGCGGTCTGACGAACGCCGACGCGACGGGTGATATCGTTGTCGGTGAGGGCGGCGACACTGTCTCGGGGAGTATCCCACGCGCCGACGTAGCCGGCCTCTGCGTCGCTTCGCTGTTTACGCCCGCGGCGACCAACAGAACGTTCGAGGTGGTCGCACAGGGGGGGCTCCGCGGCACACCCGAGGGTATCGTCGAAATCGACTGGCAGACTGCGCCTGCTGCGGCGCGAGGTGGCTCAACCGTAGAAGAAAGCGAATCCGCAGACTAA
- a CDS encoding NAD(+)/NADH kinase, with protein MQVAIVAQRGNSRAAYLADDLRERLLNADVEVRVDAETAETLGVEGHPVETVETADLVVSIGGDGTFLFTARGAGGTPILGVNLGEVGFLNAVGPDDAVEAVMAEVERFRDGESLAVREVPRIAAEADGWTEHPAMNEVVVQGPRRGHGGGVSLEVRVDGSLYSGGHADGVLVATPTGSTAYNLSERGPLVHPSVEGLVINEMAPDGGMPPLVVSPDAEVTITVTDAEEAVVVSDGRQRQYVTPPTEVTIATADDPVRLAGPSSDFFEALGKLD; from the coding sequence ATGCAGGTGGCCATCGTCGCACAACGGGGGAACAGTCGAGCCGCGTACTTGGCCGACGACCTCCGAGAGCGACTCCTCAATGCGGATGTCGAAGTACGTGTCGATGCGGAGACGGCGGAGACGCTCGGTGTCGAAGGCCACCCGGTCGAGACGGTCGAGACGGCTGATCTCGTGGTGAGTATCGGCGGCGACGGCACGTTTCTGTTCACGGCGCGCGGCGCGGGTGGAACTCCCATCCTCGGCGTCAATCTCGGTGAGGTCGGCTTTCTGAACGCCGTCGGTCCCGACGATGCCGTCGAGGCGGTCATGGCCGAAGTCGAGCGATTCCGAGACGGAGAGTCGCTCGCGGTTCGAGAAGTCCCGCGAATCGCCGCCGAGGCGGACGGCTGGACCGAGCATCCGGCGATGAACGAGGTCGTCGTCCAAGGACCGCGACGAGGCCACGGCGGCGGCGTCAGCCTCGAAGTCCGTGTGGACGGCTCGCTGTACTCTGGCGGGCACGCCGACGGCGTCCTCGTGGCAACGCCGACGGGAAGCACAGCCTACAACCTCAGCGAACGCGGCCCACTCGTCCACCCGAGCGTCGAAGGACTCGTGATAAACGAGATGGCTCCGGACGGTGGTATGCCACCGCTCGTCGTCTCCCCGGACGCCGAAGTGACGATCACGGTGACCGACGCCGAAGAGGCCGTCGTCGTCAGCGACGGGCGGCAGCGACAGTACGTCACGCCGCCGACCGAGGTGACGATAGCGACGGCCGACGATCCTGTCCGACTCGCCGGTCCCTCGTCTGATTTCTTCGAAGCGCTCGGAAAGCTGGACTAG